The Chryseobacterium indicum genome includes a window with the following:
- a CDS encoding TonB-dependent receptor domain-containing protein, whose amino-acid sequence MKIQKTQLILLFLTLSTITYAQKAKKDTIKSIQEITLIKRAFVKKNDRYVFDVAQSPLAKGNNGFDLLKSSPMVSSIDNKTLTILGKSNAVIYINGKKSQLNGESLLELLKNTPGENISKIEIITVPGSEFNVGANEGIINVVMKKRTSDGINGTFRMTNNQGYYNNPSSSVSVNYRKNKLGINVNTNYSQYTLRQAFVFSNGNQQNFTTSEGYMMVPTKSFGGNFDVNYDLNDHHFLSLSFDSREGNRNGQITDLVNNEYSFNGSGFNLNRNRTLSNTDETSASNSANLNYEWKTDDNGSNFNANIAYLHYTNKNYAYNNIYSINDQNENITRIKAFNQSIPQIIDNFSGTLDYAKKFKDELSLSVGGNFNSTKTDNDTRFTDFVSGNFVENQQQSNHFIYNEKITGLYATLAKTFNEKFSGKIGSRIEFTNATGDVVNKNESFTNNYSNILPYLNFNYEINKDHNISYTFSSRVSRPSFWAINPTRIYLTQNNYAQNNPFIKASSYYSQELNYMYKSAYFLTLDYMYVKDAQGQVPLQRTLPDGTVQIRYLGTNYGDHTQLTATVGLQKQFFKNIWNVNGYFNFYYVTYKGNVDTDPTTGDVFSPYILDLKKTYAFFQINNSIRLSSKKDWFVDVNYFYQTRRQIEYGKQIKLSSLDIGIKKIWDDWTVMVKASDIFRNFIFAIDNFQSNTGSFNNVYQDQYNRQVTLTVTYNFGNQKVKRIRDVESADNSIKSRTK is encoded by the coding sequence ATGAAAATACAAAAAACACAGCTTATTCTTCTTTTTCTTACTCTGAGTACGATTACGTATGCACAAAAAGCTAAGAAAGATACTATAAAAAGTATTCAGGAAATTACATTAATTAAAAGAGCATTTGTAAAGAAAAATGATAGATATGTTTTTGATGTTGCACAATCTCCATTAGCAAAGGGGAACAACGGTTTCGATCTACTCAAAAGTTCTCCTATGGTTTCCAGTATTGATAATAAAACCTTAACAATTTTAGGTAAATCTAACGCTGTTATATATATTAATGGAAAAAAATCGCAACTAAACGGAGAGTCTTTATTAGAATTACTTAAAAATACACCAGGTGAAAATATTTCGAAGATTGAAATAATAACTGTTCCGGGGAGTGAATTTAATGTTGGTGCGAATGAGGGAATTATTAATGTAGTGATGAAAAAAAGAACCTCGGACGGAATAAACGGAACGTTTAGGATGACGAATAACCAAGGTTATTACAATAATCCTTCTTCCAGCGTATCTGTGAATTATAGAAAAAATAAGCTTGGTATTAATGTTAATACAAATTATTCTCAATATACTTTAAGACAGGCTTTTGTGTTTTCTAACGGAAATCAACAAAACTTTACAACATCGGAAGGTTATATGATGGTTCCTACCAAAAGCTTCGGAGGAAATTTTGATGTTAATTATGACCTGAACGATCATCACTTTCTGTCCCTCTCTTTTGACTCTAGAGAAGGAAACAGGAACGGACAGATTACAGATCTTGTGAATAATGAATACAGCTTCAATGGAAGTGGTTTTAATCTTAACAGAAACAGAACTTTATCCAATACGGATGAAACCTCTGCAAGTAATTCAGCTAACCTGAATTATGAGTGGAAAACTGATGATAATGGAAGCAATTTTAATGCTAATATAGCTTATCTTCATTATACAAATAAAAATTATGCATATAATAATATCTATTCCATTAATGATCAGAATGAAAATATTACTCGCATAAAAGCTTTTAATCAGTCAATCCCTCAAATTATCGATAACTTTTCAGGAACGTTGGATTATGCAAAAAAGTTTAAAGATGAGCTTTCTCTTTCTGTAGGTGGAAATTTTAATTCTACAAAAACAGATAATGATACTCGTTTTACTGATTTTGTAAGTGGGAATTTTGTAGAAAACCAGCAGCAGTCTAATCATTTTATTTATAATGAAAAAATAACAGGGCTTTATGCAACTTTGGCAAAGACATTTAATGAGAAGTTCTCAGGAAAAATAGGTTCCAGAATCGAGTTTACCAATGCAACCGGTGATGTAGTGAATAAAAATGAGAGTTTTACAAATAACTACAGCAATATTTTACCATATCTGAATTTCAATTATGAGATTAATAAAGATCATAATATTTCATATACTTTTTCAAGCAGGGTAAGCAGACCTTCTTTCTGGGCAATTAATCCCACGAGAATTTATCTTACACAAAATAATTATGCTCAGAATAACCCGTTCATAAAAGCATCATCTTATTACAGTCAGGAATTGAATTATATGTATAAAAGTGCTTATTTTCTGACATTGGATTATATGTATGTAAAAGATGCTCAGGGACAGGTTCCTCTACAGAGAACTTTGCCTGATGGGACGGTGCAGATTCGATATCTTGGTACAAATTACGGAGACCACACACAATTGACGGCAACAGTGGGATTACAAAAACAGTTTTTCAAAAATATATGGAATGTAAACGGATATTTTAATTTCTATTATGTTACATATAAAGGAAATGTAGACACAGATCCTACTACCGGGGATGTATTTTCTCCTTATATTTTAGATCTTAAAAAAACATACGCATTTTTTCAGATTAATAATAGTATAAGACTTTCTTCCAAAAAGGACTGGTTTGTAGATGTCAATTACTTTTATCAGACACGAAGACAGATAGAATACGGAAAGCAGATTAAATTATCTTCACTAGATATTGGAATAAAGAAGATCTGGGATGATTGGACGGTTATGGTTAAAGCCAGCGATATTTTTAGAAACTTCATTTTTGCAATTGATAATTTTCAGTCCAATACGGGATCTTTTAATAATGTTTATCAGGATCAATATAACAGACAGGTTACTTTAACAGTAACTTACAATTTCGGAAATCAGAAAGTAAAGAGGATAAGAGATGTTGAAAGTGCCGATAATTCGATAAAATCCAGAACAAAATAA
- a CDS encoding HesA/MoeB/ThiF family protein: protein MEKRYSRNRLYLTSDDQNLLKNYPIFLGGAGIGSIIAENLLRFGFETITIVDGDTVELSNLNRQNYTEKDIAKPKVEALKERLLSINSNAKISIHNCFIDPDNLRELIKGHKIAVNALDFTSEIPLLFDQVCQENRIPVIHPYNLGWGALVMVIAETLGLDSLKKEDEIFNEVNVVQYVSSHMRYWGNPQKWLEDIIDKYINENKQLPPPQLSIASFLAAAMCTRIAFNIATNQPIKKFPEFYLTTLDH, encoded by the coding sequence ATGGAGAAACGTTATAGTAGAAATAGACTTTATTTAACAAGTGATGATCAGAATTTACTTAAAAATTATCCAATTTTTTTAGGAGGTGCCGGAATAGGTAGTATAATTGCAGAAAATCTACTTAGATTTGGTTTTGAAACTATTACCATCGTTGATGGGGATACCGTAGAATTATCAAATCTGAATAGACAAAATTATACCGAAAAAGATATTGCGAAACCCAAAGTTGAGGCTTTAAAAGAAAGATTACTTTCGATCAATAGTAATGCGAAAATTTCTATCCATAATTGCTTTATCGATCCAGATAATTTGCGAGAACTTATAAAAGGGCATAAAATAGCTGTTAATGCGTTAGATTTTACTTCTGAAATCCCTTTGTTATTTGATCAAGTGTGTCAGGAAAACAGAATTCCTGTTATACATCCTTATAATTTAGGTTGGGGTGCTTTAGTAATGGTAATTGCTGAAACTTTAGGACTGGATTCTCTAAAAAAAGAAGACGAAATCTTTAATGAAGTGAATGTGGTACAATATGTTTCTAGTCATATGAGATATTGGGGAAACCCTCAAAAATGGTTAGAGGATATTATTGATAAATACATCAATGAAAATAAACAGCTTCCTCCTCCTCAATTATCAATTGCTTCTTTTCTAGCTGCTGCAATGTGTACTAGAATAGCTTTCAATATTGCTACAAACCAGCCAATTAAAAAATTTCCTGAGTTTTATTTAACAACTTTAGATCATTAG
- a CDS encoding LuxR C-terminal-related transcriptional regulator, protein MNKDDVNSFFDHRNIINDISQEESQQKFSYLDSLKAFARATYTSIYVIDYMKQGFEYVSDNPLFLSGNTPEQVLDMGYAFYFKNVPEKDLQLLLKINDAGFSFYETIPLENRLEYTISYDFHLINKEGKKILINQKLTPLLLNKEGKIWKAICLISLSSEKQAGNIKIYRNGENKVYHYSLERGIWEAEQKVTLSKRELEILQLCARGFTINEIAETIFVSPDTVKFHRRKLFERLEVGSITEAIAYAVNNKLI, encoded by the coding sequence ATGAATAAAGATGATGTAAATTCTTTCTTTGATCACAGAAATATCATTAATGACATATCTCAGGAAGAAAGTCAGCAAAAATTTAGTTACTTAGACTCCTTAAAGGCGTTCGCAAGAGCAACTTATACAAGTATTTATGTAATAGATTATATGAAACAGGGATTCGAATATGTCTCTGATAATCCATTGTTTTTAAGCGGCAATACACCGGAACAGGTATTGGATATGGGGTATGCCTTTTATTTCAAAAATGTTCCGGAAAAAGATTTACAGCTTTTACTTAAAATAAATGATGCCGGATTTAGTTTTTATGAGACTATTCCGTTAGAAAATCGTTTGGAATATACTATTTCGTATGATTTTCATCTCATTAACAAAGAGGGAAAAAAAATATTAATTAATCAAAAGCTCACTCCTTTGCTTTTGAATAAGGAAGGAAAAATATGGAAGGCAATATGCCTCATTTCTCTTTCTTCTGAGAAACAGGCCGGAAACATTAAAATATACAGAAATGGAGAGAATAAAGTTTACCATTATAGTTTAGAAAGAGGGATTTGGGAGGCTGAGCAAAAAGTAACATTATCTAAAAGAGAACTAGAAATATTACAACTCTGTGCAAGAGGTTTTACTATTAATGAAATAGCAGAAACTATATTTGTTTCTCCCGACACTGTAAAATTCCACCGTAGAAAATTATTTGAAAGATTAGAAGTCGGAAGTATTACAGAAGCAATTGCTTATGCTGTGAATAATAAATTGATATAA
- a CDS encoding T9SS type A sorting domain-containing protein: MKKNFLLFVILMFSWINGQTWQNIGGNENYGGYAGNSGSGYYSSVGVYSKENLPSFYELPYSFGTEKASLTWNVNNNLIYVYDVFNDTIHFSVFDTNIKQWKKLNSSSIQSYGTKGVESPTNFPGKRIGSLTWVDNDGNLWLYGNSYWPKQTDLWKYNTQTNMWTWISGTQNDSSLLPPQNTPTNTALPKTYANSYTWVDAQNNLWFFGGGPFTLQSYSSINQVWKYNTSTNKWTWMKGDNDSDYNDTQPVYGTENVENSSNTPGEFYMYKGASWQSGNYVYFLPADGIPVLWRYNMQTNNWCYVKKPSNTATMFNYGTLGVENPANFPASVYQPCSWIDSTGNFWLFGGQVTNADNYTSNVGKQAFLNTLWKYNPNTNQWTWMRGANPTDYVENVNSVYDKPYSPGYYGIKNIEDPLNMPHSRNFAISWFKNNELFFGYGAYYNNDGIVDASYIFRDIWKYSISSNNFTWIGGRSSGVTEYHKNKLIPDVENYPMVSNFINDESGNIYGFHQIRKNEIWKYSIANKTWVMLKEYSSTINYGVIGVENSTNAPYNAKNIWYYGNNIYFISSESDYSNVVSLWKFDLSTHNYTCIKKVTDPTLGTVNVENSTNFPYPINQSANVVIDNKLYMLGGHTSAYFWEYNPVSNNWRRLNTIPNISKIESPSYGLDSRKNLWVFGGSITNNSNLSGFTNDVWKFDYSTKTWQQMQGGGIDKTGYYGTQNLSTNQTRPGSRSPSAFWMDKYDRLWIYSGVGFGENTGSSTNILFDLWYYDTKLNAWFWGDGYKTSFNLSNIELHYYDENRPICSSNQYENRNSFNWNNGFYYIGPSLVSTNYSTNQIWKLDTSNILPQYSFIEGYTRFNINGGNCDNLTTPFTGLKLKAQNNNGTFSESLSNQQGYYRIILNNLPQTTLTPELENPQYFNVTPSTVNVSFNNGNSFIQDFCITPNGTHNDLEVKIIPLNQARPGFVANYKIVYFNKGNTILSGSVNVSYPNNKVVYQSSMPVFDTHQNNILTWDFTNLAPFQQKEILVNFTVNTPTNPTSPVNVGDILSFTSNILPVANDETPNDNTFGLRQTVVNSVDPNDKICLEGTAIDQSMAGNYLTYLIRFENTGTANAVNITLKDVIDTTKFDVESIKPKSASHPYRMIINDGNKMQVFFENIQLPFQPADQRHGYFLFKIKSKASISAGDILRNKAEIYFDYNSPVITNEYQTLVQGSLSTNEILDDVNLTLYPNPVSGVLNIKAKEQIKKVEIFDASGRLVKIVIGNDNLINVSEFKTGNYLIKINTTQKIYTTKFVKK, encoded by the coding sequence ATGAAAAAAAATTTTTTACTTTTTGTGATTTTAATGTTTTCGTGGATAAATGGTCAGACATGGCAAAATATTGGGGGAAACGAAAACTACGGAGGCTATGCTGGTAATTCAGGTTCTGGCTATTACAGTTCGGTTGGTGTATACTCAAAAGAAAATTTGCCTAGTTTTTATGAATTGCCATATAGTTTTGGAACTGAAAAAGCGTCTCTTACCTGGAACGTAAATAACAATCTCATATATGTATATGATGTGTTTAATGACACAATACATTTTTCGGTTTTTGACACGAATATTAAACAATGGAAAAAATTGAATTCTTCCAGCATTCAAAGTTATGGAACAAAAGGAGTAGAAAGCCCAACCAACTTCCCTGGTAAAAGAATAGGATCTTTAACATGGGTGGATAATGATGGAAACCTTTGGTTGTATGGAAATTCTTATTGGCCTAAACAAACAGATTTATGGAAATATAATACTCAAACCAATATGTGGACATGGATAAGCGGTACTCAAAATGACAGTTCTTTACTTCCACCACAAAATACCCCGACAAATACCGCCCTTCCCAAGACCTATGCCAATTCTTATACCTGGGTTGATGCTCAAAATAATTTATGGTTTTTTGGAGGTGGACCTTTTACTTTACAATCTTATTCAAGTATAAATCAGGTTTGGAAATATAATACAAGTACAAACAAATGGACTTGGATGAAGGGTGATAATGACTCGGATTACAATGATACTCAACCTGTTTACGGTACTGAAAATGTAGAAAATTCGTCTAATACTCCTGGAGAATTTTATATGTATAAAGGGGCAAGTTGGCAATCCGGAAATTACGTTTATTTTCTTCCAGCAGACGGAATTCCCGTGTTATGGAGATATAATATGCAAACCAACAATTGGTGTTATGTAAAAAAACCTTCGAATACGGCAACTATGTTTAATTATGGTACTTTAGGAGTTGAAAACCCAGCTAATTTCCCTGCAAGCGTTTACCAGCCATGTTCGTGGATAGATTCTACAGGAAATTTTTGGCTTTTTGGAGGGCAGGTAACTAATGCTGATAATTATACGTCGAATGTTGGAAAGCAAGCTTTTTTAAACACATTATGGAAGTATAATCCAAATACTAATCAATGGACTTGGATGAGAGGAGCAAATCCAACTGATTACGTAGAAAATGTAAATAGTGTGTATGATAAGCCCTATTCACCAGGCTACTATGGAATAAAAAATATTGAAGACCCTTTGAATATGCCCCATAGTAGAAATTTTGCTATTTCCTGGTTTAAAAATAATGAATTATTTTTTGGCTATGGAGCTTATTATAACAATGATGGTATTGTAGATGCAAGCTATATATTTAGAGATATTTGGAAATATAGTATTTCATCCAATAATTTTACTTGGATTGGCGGAAGAAGTTCAGGTGTTACTGAATATCATAAAAATAAATTAATCCCTGATGTAGAAAACTATCCAATGGTTTCTAATTTTATAAATGATGAATCTGGAAACATTTATGGATTTCATCAAATTAGAAAAAATGAAATTTGGAAATACTCCATAGCCAATAAAACATGGGTGATGCTAAAAGAGTATTCTTCGACTATAAATTATGGAGTGATAGGAGTTGAGAATTCTACCAATGCACCTTATAATGCAAAAAATATCTGGTATTATGGAAATAATATATATTTTATTTCCTCAGAAAGTGATTATTCTAATGTAGTATCGCTTTGGAAGTTTGACCTTTCAACTCATAATTATACCTGCATAAAAAAAGTTACAGATCCTACATTAGGCACTGTAAACGTAGAGAACTCTACAAATTTTCCATACCCTATTAATCAATCTGCAAATGTAGTAATAGATAACAAACTCTATATGCTGGGTGGGCATACTTCAGCCTATTTTTGGGAATACAATCCAGTTTCAAATAATTGGAGAAGACTTAATACAATACCTAACATTAGTAAAATAGAAAGTCCTTCTTATGGCTTGGATTCGAGGAAAAATTTATGGGTTTTTGGAGGAAGTATTACTAATAATTCTAATCTTTCAGGTTTTACAAATGATGTTTGGAAATTTGATTATTCTACCAAAACCTGGCAACAAATGCAAGGCGGAGGTATTGATAAGACAGGATATTATGGGACTCAGAATTTATCTACAAACCAGACAAGACCAGGATCTAGATCTCCTAGTGCTTTTTGGATGGATAAATATGACAGATTGTGGATCTATTCTGGGGTAGGTTTTGGGGAAAATACAGGAAGCTCTACTAATATACTTTTTGATTTATGGTATTACGATACCAAACTAAATGCTTGGTTTTGGGGAGATGGTTACAAAACATCTTTCAATTTGAGTAATATAGAATTGCACTATTATGATGAGAATCGTCCTATTTGTAGTTCAAATCAGTATGAAAATAGAAATTCCTTCAATTGGAACAATGGTTTTTATTATATTGGGCCATCGCTTGTGAGTACGAATTATTCTACGAACCAAATATGGAAGCTGGATACGAGTAACATTTTACCACAATACAGTTTTATAGAAGGATATACACGATTTAATATAAATGGTGGAAATTGTGACAATCTAACTACACCATTTACAGGATTAAAGTTAAAAGCACAAAATAATAATGGTACATTTTCCGAAAGTTTATCAAATCAACAGGGTTATTATAGAATTATATTAAACAACCTTCCCCAAACTACATTAACTCCAGAATTAGAAAATCCTCAATATTTTAATGTTACACCATCAACAGTTAATGTTTCGTTTAATAATGGCAATTCTTTTATTCAAGACTTTTGTATAACTCCAAATGGCACACACAACGATCTTGAGGTAAAGATTATTCCATTAAATCAGGCAAGACCAGGCTTTGTAGCTAATTATAAAATTGTTTATTTCAATAAAGGTAATACAATATTATCAGGAAGTGTTAATGTAAGCTATCCAAATAATAAAGTTGTGTATCAGAGTTCAATGCCAGTATTTGATACCCATCAAAACAATATTCTTACATGGGATTTTACAAACCTTGCTCCTTTTCAGCAGAAAGAAATATTGGTCAATTTCACAGTAAATACTCCTACAAATCCCACAAGCCCGGTGAACGTGGGAGATATACTTTCCTTCACGTCAAATATTCTCCCGGTTGCTAATGATGAAACTCCCAATGATAATACTTTTGGGTTACGCCAGACTGTAGTTAATTCTGTTGATCCAAATGATAAAATATGTTTGGAAGGTACTGCTATTGATCAGAGTATGGCAGGTAATTATCTTACGTATCTCATTCGGTTTGAAAATACGGGAACAGCCAATGCTGTTAATATAACTCTAAAAGATGTAATAGATACTACAAAGTTTGATGTAGAAAGTATTAAACCTAAAAGTGCTTCTCACCCATATAGAATGATAATTAATGATGGAAATAAGATGCAGGTGTTTTTTGAAAACATTCAACTCCCGTTTCAGCCAGCCGATCAAAGACATGGTTATTTTTTGTTCAAGATTAAATCTAAAGCATCCATATCAGCGGGTGATATTCTTAGAAACAAAGCAGAAATTTATTTTGATTATAATTCTCCTGTAATTACTAATGAATATCAAACTTTGGTACAGGGATCATTATCTACCAATGAAATTTTGGACGATGTTAACTTAACTCTTTATCCGAATCCAGTTTCAGGTGTATTGAATATAAAAGCTAAAGAGCAAATAAAAAAAGTTGAAATTTTTGATGCCTCAGGAAGACTTGTAAAAATAGTAATAGGAAATGATAACTTAATTAATGTTTCAGAATTCAAAACAGGAAATTATTTAATAAAAATAAATACAACTCAAAAAATTTATACAACTAAGTTTGTTAAAAAATAA